A region from the Lycium barbarum isolate Lr01 chromosome 8, ASM1917538v2, whole genome shotgun sequence genome encodes:
- the LOC132605902 gene encoding putative pentatricopeptide repeat-containing protein At1g12700, mitochondrial, giving the protein MKRIYLHIGIIPFISFFPISVSSSSTTIIRLYSSTHTNKSISVKAKLGANTNFESVKSLDDAVTLFHQMVIMLPLTSLVSFSKLFKTILNMKHYSVVVSLFREMLKLGIPINGVILNSVINCYCLMNRADCAFSVLPIYLKNGIPFNVVTFSTLIRGLFAENKVKDAVELFKKLVRENICEPNEVMYATVMNGLNKSGHTQKTLSLLRLMEQGNTKPNIFNYSIVIDALCKDGNSDAAINLLNEMKQKDIPPNIVTCNSLIDGLCRLGQWEKVKTLFSEMVNLNIYPNVRTFNIVIDGLCKEGKVEDAKEIMSHMIEKGIEPNIITYNAIMDGYCLRGQVDRARRIFDIMIDKNMEPNIICYNVLINGYCKEKKIVEAMQLFREISQKVLKPNIFIYTTILHGLFEVGRIGSARKIYDEMLSAGPIPDLYTHVTLLNGYFKYGLVEEALSIFNKLERKIEQTSIEFYNVVINGLCKNGKVDKARAIFEELSSIGLLPNKRTYNTMINGFCLEGLLDEAKDMLRKMEDNDCFPDNVTYNVFVQGFLRCSKISEMQTFMKKMTRRGFSFDATTTELLVKAISENPSVLDMIPELQSKNNK; this is encoded by the coding sequence ATGAAGAGAATTTATCTGCACATTGGTATTATTCCCTTTATCTCTTTCTTTCCTATTTccgtttcttcttcttcaactacaATTATTAGACTTTATTCTTCAACCCATACTAATAAGTCCATTTCAGTAAAGGCTAAACTTGGGGCTAATACCAATTTTGAGAGTGTTAAGTCTTTAGATGACGCTGTTACTCTCTTCCATCAAATGGTCATAATGCTGCCTCTTACTTCTCTTGTCAGCTTCTCTAAATTATTTAAGACTATTCTCAATATGAAGCATTACTCTGTTGTCGTTTCTCTTTTTCGAGAAATGCTGAAATTAGGTATTCCAATTAATGGAGTCATCTTGAATAGTGTGATTAACTGTTACTGCCTGATGAATCGTGCTGATTGTGCATTTTCTGTGTTACCCATTTACTTGAAGAATGGCATTCCGTTTAATGTTGTCACTTTTTCCACCCTAATTAGAGGATTATTTGCTGAAAATAAGGTCAAAGATGCTGTTGAGTTGTTCAAAAAATTGGTGAGGGAGAATATCTGTGAGCCCAATGAAGTCATGTATGCAACCGTCATGAATGGACTCAACAAAAGTGGCCATACACAAAAAACATTAAGTTTGCTCCGGTTAATGGAACAAGGAAACACTAAGCCCAACATATTTAACTACAGCATTGTTATAGATGCTCTTTGCAAAGATGGAAACTCGGATGCTGCTATCAACCTTCTGAACGAGATGAAGCAGAAAGACATCCCTCCAAATATAGTCACCTGTAATTCATTAATTGATGGTTTGTGTAGACTTGGCCAGTGGGAAAAAGTTAAGACTTTGTTCTCTGAGATGGTGAACCTTAATATTTATCCAAATGTGCGCACCTTCAACATTGTGATTGACGGACTATGCAAAGAAGGAAAAGTTGAAGATGCCAAGGAAATAATGAGCCACATGATTGAAAAAGGTATAGAGCCTAATATAATCACCTACAATGCGATAATGGATGGATATTGTTTGCGTGGTCAAGTGGATAGAGCGAGGAGAATTTTTGATATCATGATAGATAAAAATATGGAACCTAACATTATTTGTTATAACGTACTAATAAATGGATACTGTAAGGAAAAGAAAATAGTTGAGGCCATGCAATTGTTTCGTGAAATTTCTCAAAAGGTATTAAAACCTAATATTTTTATCTACACTACTATTTTGCATGGTCTGTTTGAAGTTGGAAGAATTGGATCTGCTAGAAAAATCTATGATGAGATGTTGTCTGCAGGGCCCATTCCTGATCTATACACTCATGTCACATTGCTCAATGGTTATTTTAAGTATGGTCTTGTTGAAGAAGCTTTGTCGATTTTTaataagttggaaagaaagatagAACAGACTAGTATTGAATTTTACAATGTTGTTATTAATGGATTGTGCAAAAATGGTAAAGTCGACAAAGCTCGTGCTATTTTTGAGGAGCTTTCTTCAATTGGATTGCTTCCAAATAAGAGAACATACAATACAATGATAAATGGATTTTGTCTAGAAGGATTGTTAGATGAAGCTAAAGATATGCTAAGAAAAATGGAGGACAACGATTGTTTTCCGGACAATGTCACTTACAATGTGTTTGTGCAAGGATTTCTCAGGTGTAGCAAAATTAGTGAAATGCAAACTTTTATGAAGAAAATGACTAGAAGGGGCTTCTCATTTGATGCAACTACAACTGAGTTACTAGTAAAGGCTATAAGTGAGAATCCTTCCGTCCTTGACATGATACCAGAGCTTCAATCAAAAAATAATAAGTGA